One part of the Lapillicoccus jejuensis genome encodes these proteins:
- a CDS encoding sensor domain-containing protein gives MISTHRPALRSALPLLALGALALPALGACGPAASASSAKATSPATSPATPSATPSATPTTTAPSTTAAPVAAAPRTATELTSALLGLSDLPTGYSVEKDTGRDSGQPTFSASAAACRDLVSLLNTPAPPGSVADATVGFSGGQDGPFVSEQLSAFPGASGATAVLRSLDAAAGACDKATISMPGSGSAAVTIAQVSPPQAGEHATAFRVTAAAGSALEGFEVTFVATQVGDVTAALTFLGALPDEVDGATQAAVDKVTEKLGAASGSASTT, from the coding sequence GTGATCTCGACGCACCGTCCTGCCCTCCGGTCCGCCCTGCCGCTGCTCGCCCTCGGCGCGCTCGCGCTGCCCGCCCTCGGTGCGTGCGGCCCCGCCGCCTCCGCCTCCTCGGCGAAGGCCACGAGCCCCGCGACCTCGCCCGCGACCCCCTCCGCGACCCCTTCCGCGACGCCCACGACGACCGCGCCGAGCACCACCGCCGCGCCCGTCGCCGCGGCCCCGCGCACCGCCACCGAGCTGACGTCCGCCCTGCTCGGGCTCTCCGACCTGCCGACCGGCTACTCGGTGGAGAAGGACACCGGCCGCGACAGCGGGCAGCCGACCTTCAGCGCGTCCGCCGCGGCCTGCCGCGACCTGGTGAGCCTGCTCAACACGCCGGCGCCGCCCGGCTCGGTCGCGGACGCGACGGTCGGCTTCTCCGGTGGCCAGGACGGTCCGTTCGTCAGCGAGCAGCTCTCCGCGTTCCCCGGTGCGAGCGGGGCGACCGCGGTGCTGCGCAGCCTCGACGCCGCGGCCGGGGCCTGCGACAAGGCGACGATCTCGATGCCGGGGTCCGGCAGCGCCGCCGTCACCATCGCCCAGGTCAGCCCGCCCCAGGCGGGCGAGCACGCCACCGCGTTCCGCGTGACCGCGGCCGCCGGCAGCGCGCTCGAGGGGTTCGAGGTCACCTTCGTCGCGACCCAGGTCGGCGACGTCACCGCCGCGCTGACCTTCCTCGGCGCCCTGCCCGACGAGGTCGACGGCGCCACCCAGGCCGCCGTCGACAAGGTCACCGAGAAGCTCGGCGCCGCGTCGGGCTCGGCCTCGACGACCTGA
- a CDS encoding IclR family transcriptional regulator, with amino-acid sequence MRKHHRTVDRVAALLDAVAGDGSGLSLTELAGRLDAPVSSVQKLVDGLVATGYLDERDRRYVLGPAPWVLATRAGSAPVPAIPHEALQHLSAATGLPVLLAARVGDTAVYVDWAGTDEAFDVALSARVRTSLAATAAGRVLLAWRPADERRRVALGAGGDPAASARLTGALERIRRDGHEHGDSGPLLPGAVAVAVPLRRGAEVTGALAVAARTVRRRRLPASVVDTLEHVARTWST; translated from the coding sequence ATGCGGAAGCACCACCGGACGGTCGACCGCGTCGCGGCTCTCCTCGACGCGGTGGCCGGGGACGGCTCCGGCCTCTCGCTCACGGAGCTGGCCGGCCGGCTCGACGCCCCGGTCTCCTCGGTCCAGAAGCTCGTCGACGGCCTCGTCGCCACGGGCTACCTCGACGAGCGCGACCGGCGGTACGTCCTCGGCCCCGCGCCCTGGGTGCTGGCCACGCGGGCGGGCAGCGCGCCGGTGCCCGCCATCCCGCACGAGGCCCTGCAGCACCTCTCGGCCGCCACCGGGCTGCCCGTGCTCCTGGCCGCCCGGGTCGGTGACACCGCTGTGTACGTCGACTGGGCCGGCACCGACGAGGCCTTCGACGTCGCCCTGTCGGCGCGGGTGCGCACCTCCCTGGCGGCGACGGCGGCCGGCCGGGTCCTGCTCGCCTGGCGGCCGGCCGACGAGCGACGGCGGGTCGCCCTCGGGGCGGGCGGCGACCCGGCCGCCTCCGCCCGGCTCACCGGGGCCCTGGAGCGGATCCGGCGCGACGGCCACGAGCACGGGGACAGCGGACCGCTGCTGCCCGGCGCGGTCGCCGTCGCCGTCCCGCTGCGCCGCGGCGCGGAGGTCACCGGCGCCCTCGCGGTGGCGGCCCGCACGGTTCGGCGGCGGCGGCTGCCGGCCTCAGTGGTCGACACGCTGGAGCACGTCGCGCGGACGTGGTCGACGTGA
- the glgC gene encoding glucose-1-phosphate adenylyltransferase translates to MARRTQNAKVLAIVLAGGEGKRLMPLTADRAKPAVPFGGIYRLIDFALSNVVNSGYLKVVVLTQYKSHSLDRHISSTWRMSTLLGNYVASVPAQQRVGKSWYLGSADAIFQSLNLVADDKPDYIVVVGADHVYRMDFSQMVDQHIATGAGVTVAAIRQPISLADQFGVIEVDDEDRRKIGAFREKPTDAKGLPDAPDQVLASMGNYVFDADVLVDAVTRDHDLEGSKHDMGGDIVPSFVDQGGAYVYDFGDNEVPGVTDRERGYWRDVGTMDSYFDATMDLINIQPIFNLYNEEWPIYTSTGSLPPAKFVHGHGDRVGEALNSMVSPGVVVSGAQVNGSVIAPRVRIHSFATVVDSVLLDGVDVGRYSTIRRAIIDKNVVVPEHCKIGIDHDHDRARGFYVSDNGIVVVGKGQHVPL, encoded by the coding sequence ATGGCGCGACGGACGCAGAACGCGAAGGTGCTGGCGATCGTCCTGGCCGGGGGCGAGGGGAAGCGGCTGATGCCCCTCACGGCCGACCGGGCGAAACCGGCGGTGCCCTTCGGCGGGATCTACCGGCTCATCGACTTCGCGCTGTCGAACGTCGTCAACAGCGGGTACCTCAAGGTCGTCGTGCTGACCCAGTACAAGTCGCACAGCCTCGACCGCCACATCTCCTCGACGTGGCGCATGTCGACCCTGCTCGGCAACTACGTCGCGTCGGTGCCGGCCCAGCAGCGCGTGGGCAAGTCGTGGTACCTCGGCAGCGCGGACGCGATCTTCCAGAGCCTCAACCTCGTCGCCGACGACAAGCCCGACTACATCGTCGTCGTGGGCGCCGACCACGTGTACCGCATGGACTTCTCGCAGATGGTCGACCAGCACATCGCCACCGGCGCGGGCGTCACCGTCGCGGCGATCCGGCAGCCGATCTCGCTGGCCGACCAGTTCGGGGTCATCGAGGTCGACGACGAGGACCGCCGCAAGATCGGGGCCTTCCGCGAGAAGCCGACCGACGCCAAGGGTCTGCCCGACGCGCCCGACCAGGTGCTCGCCTCGATGGGCAACTACGTCTTCGACGCCGACGTGCTCGTCGACGCCGTCACCCGCGACCACGACCTCGAGGGCAGCAAGCACGACATGGGCGGCGACATCGTCCCGTCCTTCGTCGACCAGGGCGGCGCCTACGTCTACGACTTCGGCGACAACGAGGTCCCGGGGGTGACCGACCGCGAGCGCGGCTACTGGCGCGACGTCGGGACGATGGACTCGTACTTCGACGCCACCATGGACCTCATCAACATCCAGCCGATCTTCAACCTCTACAACGAGGAGTGGCCGATCTACACGTCGACCGGCTCGCTGCCGCCGGCGAAGTTCGTCCACGGTCACGGCGACCGGGTCGGGGAGGCGCTCAACTCGATGGTCTCCCCCGGTGTCGTCGTCTCCGGCGCGCAGGTCAACGGCTCGGTCATCGCGCCCCGGGTGCGCATCCACTCCTTCGCGACGGTCGTCGACAGCGTCCTGCTCGACGGCGTCGACGTCGGCCGGTACTCCACGATCCGCCGCGCCATCATCGACAAGAACGTCGTCGTCCCCGAGCACTGCAAGATCGGGATCGACCACGACCACGACCGCGCACGCGGGTTCTACGTCAGCGACAACGGGATCGTCGTCGTCGGCAAGGGGCAGCACGTCCCGCTCTAG
- a CDS encoding cyanophycinase: MARSTSGKAKSRKRRTLYVIGGAEDKVGSSVVLKRFLSLAGGRKARVVVVPTASSFVDEVVETYTRVFTRLHASVEVSVVHVESRQEAADPALVERMASATGIFFSGGSQLKLSQYYPGTPVGDAVHAAYQRGVVVGGTSAGASIMSRFMISMGDEGITPRQRMSQLTAGLGLLDDVVLDQHFDQRGRYGRLLSIVANSPQLLGVGIDENTAAEIRDEQELRVHGAGGVFVVDARQAVTDAPDARRRAPLLVSGAVVHSLPAGATFDLRDARLTDFVERHPDVDVRGASARERQAEPTPPAPSTTEHSPHDEQQPEQQHESS; the protein is encoded by the coding sequence ATGGCGAGGTCGACGTCCGGCAAGGCGAAGTCGCGCAAGCGGCGCACCCTCTACGTCATCGGCGGGGCGGAGGACAAGGTCGGCAGCTCCGTCGTCCTCAAGCGCTTCCTGTCGCTGGCCGGCGGAAGGAAGGCCCGTGTGGTCGTCGTCCCGACGGCCTCGTCGTTCGTCGACGAGGTCGTCGAGACCTACACGCGGGTCTTCACCCGCCTGCACGCGAGCGTCGAGGTGTCGGTCGTCCACGTCGAGTCGCGCCAGGAGGCCGCGGACCCCGCGCTGGTCGAGCGGATGGCCTCGGCGACGGGGATCTTCTTCTCCGGCGGCAGCCAGCTCAAGCTGAGCCAGTACTACCCCGGCACCCCCGTCGGTGACGCCGTGCACGCGGCGTACCAGCGGGGGGTCGTCGTCGGCGGTACCTCGGCCGGGGCCTCGATCATGAGCCGGTTCATGATCTCCATGGGCGACGAGGGCATCACGCCCCGCCAGCGGATGAGCCAGCTGACGGCCGGGCTCGGGCTGCTCGACGACGTCGTGCTCGACCAGCACTTCGACCAGCGCGGCCGCTACGGGCGGCTGCTGTCGATCGTCGCGAACTCGCCGCAGCTGCTCGGCGTGGGCATCGACGAGAACACCGCCGCCGAGATCCGCGACGAGCAGGAGCTGCGCGTCCACGGCGCCGGCGGCGTCTTCGTCGTCGACGCCCGCCAGGCCGTCACCGACGCGCCGGACGCGCGTCGCCGAGCCCCCCTGCTGGTCTCCGGGGCGGTCGTGCACAGCCTGCCCGCGGGCGCTACGTTCGACCTGCGCGACGCCCGGCTGACCGACTTCGTCGAGCGGCACCCCGACGTCGACGTGCGCGGGGCGTCCGCGCGCGAGCGTCAGGCCGAGCCCACCCCGCCGGCACCGAGCACCACCGAGCACTCCCCGCACGACGAGCAGCAGCCCGAGCAGCAGCACGAGAGTTCCTGA
- the cphA gene encoding cyanophycin synthetase has product MAAQRPTPTGPAAPDLRVVESRVYRGPNLWSYDRAIHLVVDLGVLEGYPSDTLPGFTDGLLEALPGLRRHGCSRGHAGGFVERLEEGTWLGHVAEHIALQLQSEAGHDQRRGKTRAVRGRPGHYNVIYGYTDETVGLAAGRLAVRLVNHLVQPQDDFVFGEALDDFLRLAQRTAFGPSTAAIIEEAASRDIPWIRLNSASLVQLGQGVHQQRIRATMTSQTSSLAVDIASDKDLTGTLLASAGLPVPRQETVRTMAGAVEAARKIGFPVVVKPLDGNHGRGVCLDLQSVEDVERAYDVAKAESRRGTLIVESFVTGRDYRCLIVGGHMVAIAERVPAHVVGDGEHTVAELVEQTNADPRRGVGHEKVLTKIKVDAAAEEVLADQGHSLTSVPAAGEMVKLALTGNMSTGGISIDRTFDAHPDNVEIAEEAARVVGLDVAGIDFIAPDIASPVRETGGAICEVNAAPGFRMHTHPTVGVPQFVAKPVVDLLFPPGAPSRVPIVAVTGTNGKTTTSRMIAHIFKGLGRKVGMTSTDGVVIDERLVIKADASGPKSARMVLQNPRVDFAVMEVARGGIIREGLGYDRNDVAVVTNVAADHLGLRGVDTLEQLAEVKAVIVEAVPRHGFAVLNADDPLVREMRRRCRGDVVWFSLEAPGSEPREFIEKACRRGGRAVVLEPTDRGEMIVIRHGRRSMQLAWTHLLPSTFGGTARFNVANALAATGAAFAAGAPLHDIRQGLRTFTTNYYLSPGRMNQVQVGGVEVFIDYCHNAAGMRALGGFVDAYAEQQQGRTEQRMSRIGMIGAAGDRRDDDLRELGEVAAQHFDVVVVREDERLRGRPAGESATLIAEGVRSAMASGARCRQVEVVLDELTAVAHVMARANAGDLVMLCVDQHATVLGELETRTSWAQAGSHAGDLVGDPDLDPTELSQTATAEGTEAEEEAIGSSASAEDGAEAPSADGADAVQVVDEPLPSDDKKARRAAEPDRAPGVV; this is encoded by the coding sequence GTGGCCGCCCAGCGCCCCACCCCGACCGGCCCCGCCGCCCCGGACCTGCGCGTCGTCGAGTCGCGCGTCTACCGCGGGCCGAACCTGTGGTCCTACGACCGGGCGATCCACCTCGTGGTCGACCTCGGCGTCCTCGAGGGCTACCCCAGCGACACGCTGCCCGGGTTCACCGACGGGCTGCTCGAGGCGCTGCCCGGTCTGCGCCGGCACGGGTGCTCGCGCGGGCACGCCGGCGGGTTCGTCGAGCGGCTCGAGGAGGGGACGTGGCTCGGCCACGTCGCCGAGCACATCGCCCTGCAGCTGCAGAGCGAGGCCGGCCACGACCAGCGGCGCGGCAAGACCCGCGCGGTCCGCGGTCGGCCGGGGCACTACAACGTCATCTACGGCTACACCGACGAGACCGTGGGGCTGGCGGCCGGACGGCTCGCCGTACGGCTGGTGAACCACCTCGTGCAGCCGCAGGACGACTTCGTCTTCGGCGAGGCGCTCGACGACTTCCTGCGCCTGGCGCAGCGCACCGCCTTCGGGCCGTCGACGGCGGCGATCATCGAGGAGGCGGCCAGCCGCGACATCCCGTGGATCCGGCTCAACAGCGCCTCGCTCGTGCAGCTGGGGCAGGGCGTGCACCAGCAGCGCATCCGGGCGACGATGACGTCCCAGACCTCCTCGCTGGCCGTCGACATCGCCAGCGACAAGGACCTCACCGGCACGCTGCTGGCCAGCGCCGGCCTGCCGGTCCCGCGCCAGGAGACCGTGCGCACGATGGCCGGGGCGGTCGAGGCGGCACGCAAGATCGGCTTCCCCGTCGTCGTCAAGCCGCTCGACGGCAACCACGGGCGCGGGGTCTGCCTCGACCTGCAGTCGGTCGAGGACGTCGAGCGGGCGTACGACGTCGCCAAGGCCGAGTCCCGGCGCGGCACCCTCATCGTCGAGTCGTTCGTCACCGGCCGCGACTACCGCTGCCTCATCGTCGGCGGGCACATGGTCGCCATCGCCGAGCGCGTCCCGGCGCACGTCGTCGGCGACGGGGAGCACACGGTCGCCGAGCTGGTCGAGCAGACCAACGCCGACCCCCGCCGCGGGGTCGGTCACGAGAAGGTGCTGACGAAGATCAAGGTCGACGCCGCCGCCGAGGAGGTGCTCGCCGACCAGGGCCACTCGCTCACCTCGGTGCCCGCCGCCGGCGAGATGGTCAAGCTGGCGCTCACCGGCAACATGTCGACCGGCGGCATCTCCATCGACCGCACCTTCGACGCCCACCCGGACAACGTCGAGATCGCCGAGGAGGCCGCGCGGGTCGTCGGGCTCGACGTCGCCGGGATCGACTTCATCGCGCCCGACATCGCCTCGCCGGTGCGCGAGACCGGCGGCGCGATCTGCGAGGTCAACGCGGCGCCGGGTTTCCGGATGCACACGCACCCGACGGTCGGCGTGCCGCAGTTCGTCGCCAAGCCGGTCGTCGACCTGCTCTTCCCGCCGGGCGCGCCGTCGCGCGTGCCGATCGTCGCCGTCACCGGCACCAACGGCAAGACGACGACGTCGCGGATGATCGCGCACATCTTCAAGGGCCTCGGCCGCAAGGTCGGGATGACCTCGACCGACGGCGTCGTCATCGACGAGCGGCTCGTCATCAAGGCCGACGCGTCCGGACCGAAGTCGGCGCGGATGGTCCTGCAGAACCCGCGGGTCGACTTCGCGGTCATGGAGGTCGCCCGCGGCGGCATCATCCGCGAGGGGCTCGGCTACGACCGCAACGACGTCGCCGTCGTGACCAACGTCGCCGCCGACCACCTCGGCCTGCGCGGCGTCGACACCCTCGAGCAGCTCGCCGAGGTCAAGGCGGTCATCGTCGAGGCCGTCCCGCGCCACGGCTTCGCCGTCCTCAACGCCGACGACCCGCTCGTGCGCGAGATGCGCCGACGCTGCCGCGGCGACGTCGTCTGGTTCTCGCTCGAGGCTCCGGGCAGCGAGCCGCGCGAGTTCATCGAGAAGGCGTGCCGGCGCGGCGGCCGCGCCGTCGTCCTCGAGCCGACCGATCGTGGCGAGATGATCGTCATCCGCCACGGCCGGCGCTCGATGCAGCTGGCGTGGACGCACCTGCTGCCCAGCACCTTCGGCGGGACGGCGCGCTTCAACGTCGCCAACGCCCTCGCGGCCACCGGTGCCGCGTTCGCGGCCGGCGCGCCGCTGCACGACATCCGGCAGGGCCTGCGGACCTTCACGACGAACTACTACCTGTCGCCGGGGCGGATGAACCAGGTCCAGGTCGGCGGGGTCGAGGTCTTCATCGACTACTGCCACAACGCCGCCGGCATGCGCGCGCTCGGCGGCTTCGTCGACGCCTACGCCGAGCAGCAGCAGGGCCGCACCGAGCAGCGGATGTCGCGGATCGGGATGATCGGTGCCGCCGGCGACCGCCGCGACGACGACCTGCGCGAGCTCGGCGAGGTCGCGGCGCAGCACTTCGACGTCGTCGTCGTCCGCGAGGACGAGCGGCTGCGCGGCCGCCCCGCGGGCGAGAGCGCGACGCTCATCGCCGAGGGCGTCCGGTCGGCGATGGCTTCCGGGGCCCGGTGCCGCCAGGTCGAGGTCGTCCTCGACGAGCTGACCGCCGTCGCGCACGTCATGGCCCGCGCCAACGCCGGCGACCTCGTCATGCTCTGCGTCGACCAGCACGCGACGGTCCTCGGCGAGCTGGAGACCCGGACGTCGTGGGCGCAGGCCGGCTCGCACGCCGGCGACCTCGTCGGCGACCCCGACCTCGACCCGACCGAGCTGTCGCAGACCGCGACCGCCGAGGGCACCGAGGCCGAGGAGGAGGCCATCGGCAGCTCCGCGTCCGCGGAGGACGGGGCCGAGGCTCCCAGCGCGGACGGGGCGGACGCGGTCCAGGTCGTCGACGAGCCGCTGCCCAGCGACGACAAGAAGGCCCGCAGGGCCGCGGAGCCCGACCGCGCGCCCGGGGTCGTGTGA
- a CDS encoding class I SAM-dependent methyltransferase, whose amino-acid sequence MSTQPAFPPGAASAAPAGGSSAPYPPHDAAGTNALTLAAYEARAEVYAAQTENAGSIAHRTFLRRLARVAPPGLVLEVGSAQGRDAAYLERHGRRVRRTDATRAFVDMLRRQGREAHRLDVLTDDLGAGTHGPYAAVLANAVLLHLTPAQLALVVTKIHAALAPGGVLAFTVKVGDGQEWSEHKLGLPRFYQYWREAPLVALLEEAGFARVDVEVDMGRDQGYQWDWLYVLAWRD is encoded by the coding sequence GTGAGCACGCAGCCCGCCTTCCCCCCCGGCGCCGCGTCCGCGGCCCCCGCGGGAGGGTCGAGCGCGCCGTACCCACCGCACGACGCGGCCGGGACGAACGCCCTCACCCTGGCCGCCTACGAGGCCCGCGCCGAGGTCTACGCCGCGCAGACCGAGAACGCGGGCAGCATCGCCCACCGCACCTTCCTGCGGAGGCTCGCCCGGGTCGCCCCGCCCGGGCTCGTCCTCGAGGTCGGCAGCGCGCAGGGCCGCGACGCGGCGTACCTCGAGCGGCACGGGCGCCGCGTGCGCCGTACGGACGCCACGCGGGCCTTCGTCGACATGCTGCGCCGGCAGGGCCGCGAGGCGCACCGGCTCGACGTCCTCACCGACGACCTCGGCGCCGGCACCCACGGCCCGTACGCCGCCGTGCTCGCCAACGCCGTCCTGCTGCACCTGACCCCGGCCCAGCTGGCGCTCGTGGTCACCAAGATCCACGCCGCGCTGGCGCCCGGCGGCGTCCTCGCCTTCACGGTCAAGGTCGGCGACGGCCAGGAGTGGAGCGAGCACAAGCTCGGTCTGCCGCGCTTCTACCAGTACTGGCGCGAGGCGCCGCTCGTCGCCCTGCTCGAGGAGGCCGGGTTCGCCCGCGTCGACGTCGAGGTCGACATGGGCCGCGACCAGGGCTACCAGTGGGACTGGCTCTACGTGCTCGCCTGGCGCGACTGA
- a CDS encoding CaiB/BaiF CoA transferase family protein yields the protein MTSSPAPAVPSTDDLPDGPLAGLRVLDLASVVMGPYACQILGDLGADVVKVEPPTGDMTRRTSPQVRPGMSALAMHVNRNKRSLALDLKTEQGRGVFDDLLATADVLVTNMRPAALARLGLDPDTVAERFPRLVLCRAQGFRSDSPLADRAAYDEIVQASSGMVDLVRRATGTPSYVPSILADKVCALTIAYSVLAAVVHQRATGRGQVVEVPMTDTLLAFNLVEHLAGETAVPAVGPTGFPRSMAPRHEAVRTADGWVCLLPYTPRDIASLFRAVGRDDLAADPRFADPSALARHLGDLYALLAELAPSRTTEQWAALCADHSVPFAPVLEVDDAAHDPYVVEGGLLAERPDGAGGTYRSIGQPIRFSRTPAGERRPAPALGADDDDLLRELGYDAARVTALRDAGVLGGPVSPR from the coding sequence ATGACGTCGTCCCCCGCCCCCGCAGTCCCGTCCACCGACGACCTCCCTGACGGTCCGCTCGCCGGGCTGCGCGTGCTCGACCTCGCCTCGGTCGTCATGGGCCCCTACGCCTGCCAGATCCTCGGCGACCTCGGCGCCGACGTCGTCAAGGTCGAGCCGCCGACCGGGGACATGACCCGGCGCACCAGCCCGCAGGTCCGCCCCGGGATGAGTGCGCTGGCCATGCACGTCAACCGCAACAAGCGCTCGCTCGCGCTCGACCTCAAGACGGAGCAGGGCCGGGGCGTGTTCGACGACCTGCTCGCCACCGCCGACGTCCTCGTCACCAACATGCGCCCGGCCGCGCTGGCGCGGCTCGGTCTCGACCCGGACACCGTCGCCGAGCGCTTCCCGCGGCTGGTGCTCTGCCGGGCCCAGGGCTTCCGCAGCGACTCGCCGCTGGCCGACCGCGCGGCGTACGACGAGATCGTCCAGGCCTCCTCGGGGATGGTCGACCTCGTGCGGCGGGCGACCGGCACGCCGTCGTACGTGCCGTCGATCCTCGCCGACAAGGTGTGCGCGTTGACGATCGCCTACTCGGTCCTCGCCGCCGTCGTGCACCAGCGGGCCACCGGTCGCGGCCAGGTGGTCGAGGTCCCGATGACCGACACCCTGCTCGCCTTCAACCTCGTCGAGCACCTCGCAGGGGAGACGGCGGTGCCCGCGGTCGGTCCGACCGGCTTCCCGCGCTCGATGGCGCCGCGGCACGAGGCGGTCCGCACCGCCGACGGCTGGGTGTGCCTGCTGCCCTACACGCCCCGGGACATCGCCTCGCTCTTCCGCGCCGTCGGCCGCGACGACCTCGCCGCCGACCCGCGCTTCGCCGACCCCTCCGCGCTGGCCCGCCACCTCGGCGACCTCTACGCCCTGCTCGCGGAGCTCGCGCCGAGCCGCACCACCGAGCAGTGGGCGGCGCTGTGCGCCGATCACTCGGTCCCCTTCGCGCCGGTGCTCGAGGTGGACGACGCCGCGCACGACCCGTACGTCGTCGAGGGCGGCCTGCTCGCCGAGCGCCCCGACGGGGCGGGTGGGACGTACCGCTCGATCGGCCAGCCGATCCGCTTCTCGCGCACCCCGGCGGGCGAGCGGCGTCCCGCGCCCGCCCTCGGCGCCGACGACGACGACCTGCTGCGCGAGCTGGGGTACGACGCCGCGAGGGTCACCGCCCTGCGCGACGCGGGCGTCCTCGGCGGGCCGGTCAGCCCCCGCTGA
- a CDS encoding LLM class F420-dependent oxidoreductase — translation MPNLSAPARIAVQVQPQHAPYDAIRRVCAGLEEAGVDQILNWDHFFPLSGDPDGLHFECWTMLAAWAEATERVEIGALVTCNSYRNPQLLADMARTVDHISARDGGQGRLVLGIGSGWAQRDYDEYGYPFGTAGSRLDDLARDLPVMKDRWAAMNPRPTRDIPILIGGGGEKKTLRIVAEHADIWHTFGDAETLARKGAVLDDWCAKVGRDPGAITWSAGVAPTPGRMPEQVEDYAASAQTLYDAGVRLFTVGISGEEYGAADWRESLAKVRDLVAWRDGLTG, via the coding sequence GTGCCGAACCTCTCCGCCCCCGCCCGCATCGCCGTCCAGGTCCAGCCGCAGCACGCGCCGTACGACGCCATCCGCCGCGTCTGCGCCGGGCTCGAGGAGGCCGGCGTCGACCAGATCCTCAACTGGGACCACTTCTTCCCGCTGAGCGGTGACCCCGACGGGCTGCACTTCGAGTGCTGGACGATGCTCGCCGCCTGGGCCGAGGCCACCGAGAGGGTCGAGATCGGCGCCCTCGTCACCTGCAACAGCTACCGCAACCCGCAGCTGCTCGCCGACATGGCCCGCACGGTCGACCACATCAGCGCCCGTGACGGCGGCCAGGGCCGGCTCGTCCTCGGCATCGGGTCGGGCTGGGCGCAGCGCGACTACGACGAGTACGGCTACCCGTTCGGCACCGCCGGCAGCCGCCTGGACGACCTCGCCCGCGACCTGCCGGTCATGAAGGACCGCTGGGCGGCGATGAACCCGCGCCCGACCCGCGACATCCCGATCCTCATCGGCGGCGGCGGCGAGAAGAAGACGCTGCGCATCGTCGCCGAGCACGCGGACATCTGGCACACCTTCGGCGACGCCGAGACCCTCGCCCGCAAGGGTGCCGTCCTCGACGACTGGTGCGCGAAGGTCGGCCGCGACCCCGGCGCCATCACGTGGTCCGCCGGCGTGGCGCCGACCCCGGGCCGGATGCCCGAGCAGGTCGAGGACTACGCCGCCAGCGCGCAGACCCTGTACGACGCCGGCGTGCGCCTGTTCACGGTCGGCATCTCCGGCGAGGAGTACGGCGCCGCGGACTGGCGCGAGAGCCTGGCCAAGGTGCGCGACCTCGTGGCTTGGCGCGACGGCCTCACGGGCTGA
- the serB gene encoding phosphoserine phosphatase SerB has protein sequence MTEARTPPPAPDAHDDEPTLLVTVSGDDRPGVTSALFDAIAAVGADVRDLEQVVVREHLTLGMLLAAGGRTDEVERVVRGVGEGLGMKVRVRRGTGDFTRRRRGRAAVTVLGNPLTAGAVSALTATIAGHGANIDRIRRLSRYPVTTVEFDISGAEVPRLRRELALEAAALRVDVAVSPAGLARRGRRLVVMDVDSTLIQQEVIELLAAHAGREAEVAAVTERAMRGELDFAASLRERVAALEGLEVGVLDAVRRSVVLTPGARTLVRTLKRLGFTVAVVSGGFIEVVGPIAEELGIDHAEANRLEVVDGRLTGRVTGDVVDRAGKARALERFAAQAGLPLARTVAVGDGANDLDMLATAGLGIAFNAKPVVREQADTSVTVPYLDTVLYLLGITRDEIEEADDLDGTPTPAPVAPVSGG, from the coding sequence GTGACCGAGGCCCGTACGCCGCCCCCGGCCCCCGACGCCCACGACGACGAGCCGACGCTGCTCGTCACCGTCTCCGGCGACGACCGGCCCGGCGTGACCAGTGCGCTCTTCGACGCCATCGCCGCCGTCGGCGCGGACGTGCGCGACCTCGAGCAGGTCGTCGTCCGCGAGCACCTCACGCTCGGCATGCTGCTCGCCGCGGGCGGGCGGACCGACGAGGTCGAGCGGGTCGTCCGCGGCGTCGGCGAGGGCCTGGGGATGAAGGTGCGGGTCCGTCGCGGGACCGGCGACTTCACCCGTCGTCGCCGCGGCCGCGCCGCCGTCACCGTGCTCGGCAACCCGCTCACCGCCGGGGCCGTCTCCGCGCTCACCGCGACGATCGCCGGTCACGGCGCCAACATCGACCGGATCCGGCGCCTCTCGCGCTACCCCGTGACGACGGTCGAGTTCGACATCTCCGGCGCCGAGGTGCCGCGCCTGCGCCGCGAGCTGGCCCTCGAGGCCGCCGCCCTGCGCGTCGACGTCGCCGTCTCCCCCGCCGGCCTCGCCCGCCGTGGACGCCGCCTCGTCGTCATGGACGTCGACTCGACCCTCATCCAGCAGGAGGTCATCGAGCTGCTCGCCGCCCACGCCGGCCGCGAGGCCGAGGTCGCGGCGGTCACCGAGCGCGCGATGCGCGGGGAGCTCGACTTCGCCGCGTCGCTGCGCGAGCGGGTCGCGGCCCTGGAGGGGCTCGAGGTGGGCGTGCTGGACGCCGTACGGCGCTCCGTCGTCCTCACCCCGGGGGCACGCACCCTCGTGCGGACCCTCAAACGGCTCGGCTTCACCGTCGCCGTCGTCTCCGGCGGGTTCATCGAGGTCGTCGGGCCGATCGCCGAGGAGCTGGGGATCGACCACGCCGAGGCCAACCGGCTCGAGGTCGTGGACGGCCGGCTCACCGGACGGGTCACCGGCGACGTCGTCGACCGGGCCGGGAAGGCCCGCGCGCTGGAGCGGTTCGCCGCGCAGGCCGGGCTGCCACTCGCGCGCACCGTCGCCGTCGGTGACGGGGCCAACGACCTCGACATGCTCGCCACCGCCGGCCTCGGGATCGCCTTCAACGCCAAGCCGGTCGTGCGCGAGCAGGCCGACACGTCCGTGACCGTGCCCTACCTCGACACGGTGCTCTACCTGCTCGGGATCACCCGCGACGAGATCGAGGAGGCCGACGACCTCGACGGCACCCCGACGCCGGCCCCGGTCGCGCCGGTCAGCGGGGGCTGA